In the genome of Gordonia rubripertincta, one region contains:
- a CDS encoding AMP-binding protein — MVGLDRLPDLGGVVSRVVATAQNGLEVLRFGGLETGTEPAPFAIVETHKMFRLRRYFPNEPSTGPNIVLVPPMMVSANVYDVTEHNGAVSILHRNGITPWVIDFGSPDTEEGGMERNLADHVVAISRAIDLIVEATGRDIHLAGYSQGGMFAYQTAAYRRSKGIASVITFGSPVDVLAALPLGLPAGLVAPAAEFLAERSFVRNLWVRDWMARTGFQLLDPVKTVRSRIDFLRRLHDREALLPREDQRRFLEADGWVAWSGPAIAELLRQFVAHNRMVSGGFVINGDLVSLTEITCPVLAFVGDADDIGQPAAVRGIVRAAPDAEVYESTLPVGHFGLVVGSTAGQHTWPTTADWVNWLSDNGTRPELISEMSLVEPGHGGGVSLSSRITHGVGSVADAGTAASRELLTLVNSVQRTSRAVASESVRTVPRLLRLGQIQSGTRISLSKLMAENTKKHGDNELFLFENRVLTHAQVDARINNVVAGLIYCGVRPGQHIGVLMDTRPSALVVVAALARLGAVSVLLAADADVREMMRLADSSVIVTDPTNLDLAGAASDRVLVLGGGSGDSRAIDGVDGRTIIDMEQIDPDEVDLPTWYRPDPGLAGDLAFILFSRARGKLVPWPVTNHRFAMSAFGAASAAALSDRDTVYCLPPLHHASGLLTTLGATVVGRSRIALSNGIDPETFATEVQRYGVTVVSYTWSMLGDVVRDPRFRINQHNPIRLFMGSGMSAGLWEDVCASFPRARILEFFATADGSAILANVSGDKLSSVGRPLPETNPVEVAAYDIANDRLLIDDSGFVRRAEVGEPGLLLAKARHKFDTNGTVLRDVFTSRDRWEVSGHLFVRDADGDLYFLGATDRVVRTEAGPAFIPPITHALSRMQGVDRVVAYGVGEPGHQLLVAALTLCPDAKPESLTVTQLRIALGEFPAEIRPHLIRVVDEIPHSASYRPLSTVFAAEGLPKPGPRTWYRDEEGRYRRYTKTIADKLDWSGSSVDDALG, encoded by the coding sequence ATGGTGGGTTTGGACCGACTCCCGGATCTGGGCGGTGTGGTCAGCCGAGTGGTGGCGACTGCTCAGAACGGACTCGAGGTGCTCCGCTTCGGCGGTCTCGAGACCGGGACCGAACCGGCCCCCTTCGCGATCGTCGAGACGCACAAGATGTTCCGGCTGCGGCGGTACTTCCCCAACGAGCCGTCCACCGGCCCGAACATCGTGCTCGTGCCGCCGATGATGGTGTCCGCGAACGTCTATGACGTGACCGAACACAACGGCGCGGTGTCGATCCTCCACCGCAACGGCATCACCCCCTGGGTGATCGACTTCGGGTCCCCGGACACCGAAGAGGGCGGGATGGAGCGTAATCTCGCCGACCACGTGGTGGCCATCAGCCGCGCGATCGACCTGATCGTCGAGGCCACCGGCCGCGACATCCACCTCGCCGGTTACTCCCAGGGCGGCATGTTCGCCTACCAGACCGCGGCGTACCGGCGGTCGAAGGGGATCGCCAGCGTCATCACCTTCGGCAGCCCGGTCGACGTCCTGGCGGCCCTGCCCCTCGGATTGCCTGCCGGCCTGGTGGCGCCGGCCGCCGAGTTCCTTGCCGAGCGGTCCTTCGTGCGCAACCTCTGGGTTCGGGATTGGATGGCGCGCACCGGCTTCCAGCTACTCGACCCGGTCAAGACCGTGCGCAGCCGCATCGACTTCCTCCGCCGTCTCCACGACCGCGAGGCGCTGCTCCCGCGCGAGGATCAGCGACGGTTCCTCGAGGCCGACGGCTGGGTCGCCTGGTCCGGTCCCGCGATCGCCGAACTGCTGCGCCAGTTCGTCGCCCACAACCGCATGGTGTCCGGTGGCTTCGTCATCAACGGCGACCTCGTGTCGCTCACCGAGATCACCTGCCCGGTACTGGCGTTCGTCGGCGATGCCGACGACATCGGTCAGCCCGCCGCGGTCCGCGGGATCGTGCGCGCCGCACCCGACGCCGAGGTCTACGAGTCCACCCTGCCGGTCGGGCATTTCGGTCTCGTGGTCGGTTCCACGGCGGGTCAGCACACCTGGCCCACCACGGCCGACTGGGTGAACTGGTTGTCGGACAACGGTACCCGCCCTGAACTCATCAGCGAGATGTCGCTGGTGGAGCCGGGGCACGGCGGCGGTGTCAGCCTGTCCTCGCGCATCACCCACGGCGTGGGGTCGGTCGCCGACGCCGGCACCGCGGCCTCCCGGGAACTGCTCACGCTGGTCAACTCGGTCCAGCGGACATCGCGAGCCGTCGCGTCGGAGTCGGTGCGCACGGTGCCCCGCCTCCTGCGACTGGGCCAGATCCAGAGCGGCACCCGGATCTCGCTGTCCAAGCTGATGGCCGAGAACACCAAGAAGCACGGCGACAACGAACTCTTTCTCTTCGAGAACCGCGTGCTCACCCACGCGCAGGTCGACGCCCGCATCAACAACGTCGTCGCCGGCCTCATCTACTGCGGCGTGCGACCGGGGCAGCACATCGGCGTCCTGATGGACACCCGCCCGAGCGCCCTGGTCGTGGTCGCGGCACTGGCGCGTCTCGGCGCCGTCTCGGTGCTGCTGGCCGCAGACGCCGACGTGCGGGAGATGATGCGCCTGGCCGACAGCTCGGTCATCGTGACCGACCCGACCAACCTGGACCTCGCCGGCGCGGCGTCGGACCGGGTGCTCGTGCTCGGCGGTGGCAGCGGCGACTCCCGTGCCATCGACGGTGTCGACGGCCGGACGATCATCGACATGGAACAGATCGACCCCGACGAGGTCGACCTGCCGACCTGGTACCGGCCCGATCCCGGTCTCGCGGGAGATCTCGCGTTCATCCTGTTCAGTCGTGCACGGGGAAAGCTCGTCCCGTGGCCGGTGACCAATCACCGCTTCGCCATGTCGGCGTTCGGTGCGGCCTCGGCGGCGGCGCTCTCCGACCGTGACACCGTGTACTGCCTGCCCCCTCTGCATCACGCTTCCGGCCTGCTGACGACCCTCGGCGCGACGGTGGTCGGCCGGTCCCGGATCGCCCTGTCCAACGGCATCGACCCGGAGACCTTCGCGACCGAGGTGCAGCGCTACGGCGTCACCGTGGTGTCCTACACCTGGTCGATGCTGGGCGACGTCGTCCGTGATCCCCGCTTCCGTATCAACCAGCACAACCCGATCCGGCTGTTCATGGGTTCCGGGATGTCGGCGGGTCTTTGGGAAGACGTGTGCGCCAGCTTCCCCCGGGCCCGGATCCTCGAGTTCTTCGCGACCGCCGACGGCTCGGCGATCCTGGCGAACGTCTCCGGCGACAAACTGTCCTCCGTCGGGCGGCCGCTGCCGGAGACCAACCCGGTCGAGGTCGCGGCCTACGACATCGCGAACGATCGTCTCCTGATCGACGATTCCGGATTCGTCCGGCGTGCCGAGGTGGGCGAACCCGGTTTGCTGCTGGCCAAGGCCCGGCACAAGTTCGACACCAACGGCACGGTGCTGCGTGATGTCTTCACCAGCCGTGACCGATGGGAGGTGTCGGGGCACCTGTTCGTCCGCGATGCCGACGGCGACCTGTACTTCCTCGGTGCCACTGATCGCGTGGTCCGAACCGAGGCCGGACCCGCGTTCATCCCGCCGATCACGCACGCGCTGTCACGGATGCAGGGCGTCGATCGGGTCGTCGCCTACGGAGTGGGGGAGCCGGGACACCAGCTGCTGGTCGCCGCACTGACCCTGTGCCCGGATGCCAAGCCCGAGTCGCTCACCGTCACCCAGCTGCGTATCGCACTCGGGGAGTTCCCCGCCGAGATCCGGCCGCACCTCATCCGCGTGGTCGACGAGATCCCGCACTCCGCGTCCTACCGCCCGTTGAGCACCGTTTTCGCGGCCGAAGGGCTGCCCAAGCCCGGACCGCGGACCTGGTATCGCGACGAGGAGGGTCGCTACCGGCGATACACCAAGACGATCGCCGACAAGCTGGACTGGAGCGGGTCGTCGGTCGACGATGCCCTAGGCTGA
- a CDS encoding Trm112 family protein, translated as MTTRAEAIDPIVRERLACPQDHGPLIDAGDELYNPRLHVAYRIDADGIPVMLIDEARKVDDAEHERLISGQ; from the coding sequence GTGACGACACGCGCTGAGGCCATCGACCCGATCGTGCGCGAGCGGCTGGCCTGCCCGCAGGACCATGGCCCGCTGATCGACGCCGGCGACGAGCTCTACAACCCGCGACTCCACGTCGCGTACCGTATCGATGCCGACGGGATTCCCGTGATGCTCATCGACGAGGCACGCAAGGTCGACGACGCCGAGCACGAGCGCCTGATCTCCGGCCAGTAG
- the tyrS gene encoding tyrosine--tRNA ligase, with the protein MSAETEGTANSTEGTVRTGNAPVDILDELGWRGLIAQSTDLDALREALADGPITLYAGFDPTAASLHAGHLVPLLTLKRFQLAGHRPIVLAGGATGLIGDPREVGERTMNAPDTVAEWADRIDAQLRRFVDIDESPTGALVVNNLDWTGQLSAIEFLRDLGKHFSVNVMLARDTVKRRLEGDGISYAEFSYLLLQSNDFVELNRRYGCQLQIGGSDQWGNIIGGVDLGRRLDGLSLHALTVPLVTSSDGKKFGKSTGGGSLWLDPELTSPYAWYQYFVNTADADVIRYLRWFTFLGREEIAELEQATEEKPHLRLAQKKLAAEMTTLIHGEENTRAVELASQALFGRAELDELDEATLSAAVGETVIAEYSEERPTIIALLVDTKLSDSNKAARRAVSEGGAYVNNTKITDPEWQPADADLLHGRWLVVRRGKKSFAGAKLSL; encoded by the coding sequence GTGAGTGCTGAGACTGAGGGAACCGCCAACTCGACCGAGGGAACCGTCCGGACCGGGAACGCTCCCGTTGACATCCTGGACGAACTCGGCTGGCGAGGTCTGATCGCGCAGTCCACCGACCTCGACGCTCTGCGCGAGGCCCTGGCGGACGGGCCCATCACGTTGTACGCGGGCTTCGATCCGACGGCGGCGAGCCTCCACGCCGGCCACCTCGTGCCGCTGCTGACGCTCAAGCGTTTCCAGCTGGCCGGCCATCGCCCGATCGTTCTCGCAGGTGGCGCCACCGGGCTCATCGGTGATCCCCGTGAGGTGGGCGAGCGCACCATGAACGCTCCCGACACGGTCGCCGAATGGGCCGACCGGATCGACGCGCAGCTGCGCCGCTTCGTCGACATCGACGAATCCCCGACCGGTGCACTCGTCGTCAACAACCTCGACTGGACCGGACAGCTCTCCGCCATCGAGTTCCTCCGCGACCTCGGTAAGCACTTCTCGGTCAACGTCATGCTCGCTCGGGACACCGTGAAGCGGCGTCTCGAGGGTGACGGCATCAGCTACGCCGAGTTCAGCTACCTGCTCCTGCAGTCCAACGACTTCGTCGAGCTCAACCGCCGGTACGGCTGCCAGCTGCAGATCGGTGGCTCGGATCAGTGGGGGAACATCATCGGCGGTGTCGACCTGGGACGTCGTCTCGACGGGTTGTCGCTGCATGCCCTGACCGTGCCACTCGTCACCTCGTCGGACGGCAAGAAGTTCGGCAAGTCCACCGGTGGCGGCAGTCTTTGGCTCGACCCCGAGCTCACCAGCCCTTATGCCTGGTACCAGTACTTCGTGAACACCGCCGACGCGGACGTCATCCGTTACCTGCGCTGGTTCACCTTCCTCGGACGTGAAGAGATCGCCGAGCTCGAGCAGGCGACGGAAGAGAAGCCGCACCTGCGTCTCGCTCAGAAGAAGCTCGCCGCCGAGATGACCACCCTGATCCACGGGGAAGAGAACACGCGCGCCGTCGAGCTCGCCAGCCAGGCACTGTTCGGACGCGCCGAGCTCGACGAACTCGACGAGGCCACCCTGTCCGCAGCCGTAGGGGAGACGGTCATCGCCGAGTACTCGGAGGAGCGGCCCACCATCATCGCGTTACTCGTCGACACCAAGCTGTCCGACAGCAACAAGGCCGCGCGTCGTGCGGTGTCCGAAGGCGGCGCCTACGTGAACAACACCAAGATCACCGATCCGGAGTGGCAGCCGGCGGACGCTGACCTGCTCCATGGCCGTTGGTTGGTCGTGCGACGAGGAAAGAAGAGTTTTGCCGGCGCGAAGTTGAGCCTCTGA